In Anomaloglossus baeobatrachus isolate aAnoBae1 chromosome 10, aAnoBae1.hap1, whole genome shotgun sequence, the genomic window ggaatatgggtccctggggaggagctcagtggacagtggaatagatgggtccctggggaggagctcagcggacacaaggaaaatgatcaaggggtatacccagattcccccttgagctaggtgtacatggcggagggggatatggggctgggatttataacaaccacatctctgggccgataatcttgttttttcttgttgatgttttttcttattaaaaataaagggctgctgtggccaaaattttaatccacgtcacgcagtgtgtggtgtcttatttattaggtttccaggagcgcaattcactagtccatcagtcatgctaATAATTGCGTTTGTAAAGGAACCTTCCAGAGGAGCTGCAGAGGGAAATAACAGCAAATCCTTCAGCCTCAGAAGATGGATTTCAGATGTGAAACAAATATCAAAGAAGTAAGTGTGTTGTGTGTATTGTTTGATGTCAGGGATCTACCCCGTGACTTCTGCATTATTgacatgttttttcctttttcactTTCTGCAGCCGAAGTTTTATATTTTCCACTCTTGGAACAAAAACTGTAAATTTTACAGCCGGTGCCATCAGCTTCTGGGCTCCTGAGTTCCTGCTGCGGGCCCAAAATATCTTACAAGAGAACGCGCCGTGTCAGACCGACGTCTGTAACTACAATGACAGGTACAAGTTTCACAGACTTTAACTTGACGATTACTGGTGGGAATTCAATTTCCCCCTACACCaatgttctttaaaaaaaaaaaaaagtaataaattatttatatttcatTCTTCGTGCTCTTTTACTCATCTCTTTACTTCTTTGCAGTATGATTTTCGGCATCCTTACAGTCGTCGCTGGTATCATTGGAGTGGTAGCAGGGGTGGAGATAGCCAAAAGATATAAGAAATACAACCCTTGGGCCGACCCAATAGTTTGCGGCTTTAGCTTGCTGGGCTCGGCCATTTTACTGTTCTTGGCTATTTATTTGGCAAATATTACCCTTGTGGCAACTTATGTAAGTACCTGATGATTGCTTTGATCCCCTTACTGGGTCTGGGATATAGGAGCAATGTATTGAGCTGTAGATATCATAGACCATAGCGGGGGCGGTCTATGAATAAATGGAAACTGGGGGGATGAAGGGATTAAAAGGGCAAAATATATAAATGATAGAAAAGTGTGCAAGAAACCAAAGTGTATATTATATTGTTCTTTACTCTCTGCAGGTCTTGATATTCATCGGACATATATTACTTATGATGAACTTTCCCATTTCTGCTGATATTTGCCTGGTGAGTGGAGAAAACCGCTAACCTTATCATAGCTAAAATTACATTTATGTAGTCAGTCAGTATGTTCTGTTTCATCCATCTAATGCCCCATAATCCTGACTGCATCCAAGTGTTTGTTCCCAACTAAAATCCAAAATAGACCTGATGCCAGGTGATTAAAAACGTCTTTATTAAAGTCTCAGTACACAACATGTTTCGGGGCCCCTTTCTCAGTCCaggatgactgcactgtatatccGTGTTATGTATTATGTATGTTCACTTTGTCCGCGTTCTCTTGTCTCGTTGGGTTCAGTGTCTTTCTTTAACTCACCCAGAATATTCTCTTCTTTCAGTATGTGGTGTCTCCCGCAAGACGAACAACAGCACAGGCCATGTCCATGATATTATCCAACCTGCTGGGGGAAGCCATAAGCCCCCTTATCATCGGGGAGGTAAGTATTTGTTACCTATATTCATATCATATATtatggctacattcacacatctgttCCTTTCTTACATTCTTATAAAACAGACCATTTTTCTCTCGTGTCATCTGTGTTGCATCCATTTTTCacatccattttttaaaaaattaagaaGGTAGAGTATGTGAGTGTTTATTTATCCATAGACTCTAAATAATAGATCAATGGATGGAAAACTCAAGCATGAAGTATGCCTTCCTTTCTCCTTCTCTTTTCAACAGATTCCTACAGACATTAAAGAGTAATGGCAGTttaaatttttatttcagaaatcaatcaTACACATGAAAATATGAAGTATTGAAAAATATATTTTCAGAGAAATCTACTTTTTCCTCTTCCCAAACTGATCGTTTATTCTCAAAATTATTAATTCCATggcaaaatctgtattcagtgaagaaagATTCTAACATTACTGGgacaggagatgacagttggtgcttataacatTCTATGCAGAGGGATAGGAGTTAGAGGAAGAGCTCCTCCCATCTACATAGAATCTAATCGGCAGCAAGGGCCATCCTCTATCTTAGTAATGTAAAAATCTGTTTTCAGCAAAACGTTTGTGTAAATTAAGAATTTTAGAAATGTATGGCGGAGAAAGAAACAGATTTATCTGATAAGATCTATTATAAACTTGCTTATGTTTACATgtactagtgtatatatatatatatatatatttttttttaatttttttttttttaatatgatggTTACTCTTTAATGGCAGAGTCTGAGAATACGACACAATCTGAGTCTCACGGATCAGAGACACGGATGAGTTTTTAAAACATCTGTTTGTTTGGATTAGGAAAAAGACGGACAATGCAGTGACTTATACAGCGGATGTGACTGCAGGGATGCATCTTCCTTCGTCCTGGCTCAGGCCACAAATCCCCTCATAAGTAAATGCTAGAGCCATCTGTCAGGGCTGATGCACAGTGCCTGTATGTCAAGCGCCTTTCTATCCTATAATTCATAATCATTATGCTGCTTACTGATTGCAGGGTTCATGGAGCCACGTTAGGAATAAGATCCGTTCTGGCTGGCTTTGTGGGAGAATGTTCCATGGTGGCTATTGCATCATGTTATCAATATCGAAAACAGGTAATATTTGACTCCATTCATGATAAAACAGCAGGTCAGGGGCTATGTTAATATTTATgcctaattaataataataaatgattAGGTTCCAATAAATCAGAGTTATGCAGTTATCAATAGGGTGCTGTTGGTATATGCTGTATATTGGGATATACGTATGTCTGGTCACACAGCAGAACAATAAGGTTTTATCTCACCTCAATAACTTATTACTGTTTTCTGAGTACTTCAGACAAAAGCCCTTGACTCAAAGCAATTTTCAAATTTAGAAAAACTGCTCTATAATGCTCCTAGGAACGTTGTGTCCTGCAAATGAATGTTCATGATGTAATGATCGTTTATTTGGCAAATTCTATTAGAGCAGACAATTCAGGACACACTAGCAGTATCCACACACATACCCATAGAAACTATGTATGGACGCTATGCACAAGCAACCTATTCTTCCATTGGGTGCACAGCAGCAGAACTCCAAAGACAAGATGTCCTGGAGTCATGTCATAGACTATCTGCTGGAGGAGGATATCACATGAGTCCTGTCTCCAGACAATGTGTAGTACTGGGGCTGAGGACATTTGGACCAGTTCTGTTCATAGCTGGGAGGATAGAAGCTCCTCCGCGATCTGCAGTGAGGCCCCTTCTCTTTTTATGACAACCAGATTTCCTTGATATCCATTGACTCCTATCAGGGTAAACGTGTCCAGCGAATTATGTTTTTTTCACTTTCATTAACTATACATAactatttattttctttaattttcagATATCCAACCTCACTAATAGACAAAATTCAGACTCGGCTCGTTTGAGCTTTCACAGTCTGCAGTACGTCCTCTGGGCTTGTCCCTTTGTGGTGACCCTCGGAGGAGGATTCTTTCTAATATCTTCCTGCTTTATTGAAAAAGATTGTGAGAAGGCCGAGTTGGAGGATGAAGGTACGTGCAGAAATACGTTCATTATCCACTTGTAT contains:
- the LOC142254335 gene encoding protein spinster homolog 1-like, which codes for MYDGQKSSFTPTSEKAESLTHNHGAAERDMYGGQKSGFTTTSEKAKSPTYDHDCVLEEGAENMALLDNSTKNTPLLSHDVEKGADPQEQDLPPRTGISYTRSIIITVILFYMNLVTIMATSIGTAIVRYLQASFKIDDSGTGLINIAGEGPKFVKVGNLSFKNFTQFLVIIGLSGAAGASFSTLAPSVIADLFVGVWCSRMLYIYNLAVPIGRGAAEGNNSKSFSLRRWISDVKQISKNRSFIFSTLGTKTVNFTAGAISFWAPEFLLRAQNILQENAPCQTDVCNYNDSMIFGILTVVAGIIGVVAGVEIAKRYKKYNPWADPIVCGFSLLGSAILLFLAIYLANITLVATYVLIFIGHILLMMNFPISADICLYVVSPARRTTAQAMSMILSNLLGEAISPLIIGEISNLTNRQNSDSARLSFHSLQYVLWACPFVVTLGGGFFLISSCFIEKDCEKAELEDEVNWVLSSSFLLS